A single region of the Podospora pseudopauciseta strain CBS 411.78 chromosome 1, whole genome shotgun sequence genome encodes:
- a CDS encoding hypothetical protein (EggNog:ENOG503NTVG; CAZy:AA9; COG:G) has product MKFKSQAVLAAAVAVSNVGVAQAHVFIWGVFVNGVDQGTFNGIRTPAYNGPPPRGYSNSPVKDLNSIDMRCNVLGDNQVPHTIKVAPGDNITLDWHHNNRTIADDVIDFSHHGPALVYLTPDPPTENSFVKIWEKGLYELGPTPFSPGKWATTWDIKANNGLMNFRIPANLKAGFYLIRAEMVGLHEADARFDQNSRRGAQFYPNCVQIEVVGDGTVELPEGVSFPGAYKYDDPGVHYNIYCSTERTPLAPCTDASTYKIPGPTVWSGAWPETTQVALGPVTGPTTATRWSSWIQQSVVTTATYDQAGSPVPVATSRYTASWSLAYAAPTASPAL; this is encoded by the exons ATGAAGTTCAAGTCTCAGGCCGTTCTCGCGGCTGCGGTGGCAGTGAGCAATGTGGGCGTGGCTCAGGCTCATGTGTTCATCTGG GGTGTGTTCGTCAATGGTGTGGACCAGGGGACCTTCAACGGCATTCGCACACCAGCATATAACGGTCCTCCTCCGAGGGGGTACTCCAATTCCCCAGTCAAGGACCTGAACTCCATCGACATGCGCTGCAATGTTTTGGGAGACAACCAAGTCCCTCACACTATCAAGGTGGCCCCCGGAGACAACATCACCCTCGATTGGCATCACAACAATCGCACGATTGCGGACGACGTGATTGACTTCAGTCACCATGGCCCTGCGCTTGTCTATCTCACACCTGATCCGCCAACCGAGAACTCTTTTGTCAAGATTTGGGAGAAGGGATTGTATGAGCTTGGGCCCACACCTTTCTCCCCAGGAAAGTGGGCAACAACATGGGACATCAAGGCCAACAATGGACTCATGAACTTCCGTATTCCGGCAAACTTGAAGGCTGGTTT CTATCTGATTCGTGCTGAGATGGTTGGTCTCCATGAGGCGGACGCTCGGTTTGACCAGAACTCGCGGCGTGGTGCTCAGTTCTATCCAAACTGCGTCCAAATCGAagtggttggtgatggcacCGTGGAGCTCCCGGAAGGTGTCTCCTTCCCAGGAGCCTACAAATACGATGATCCAGGAGTTCATTACAAC ATTTATTGCTCGACTGAACGCACCCCCCTCGCCCCGTGCACCGATGCTAGCACCTATAAAATCCCAG GGCCTACCGTCTGGTCGGGTGCGTGGCCTGAGACTACTCAAGTTGCACTGGGTCCAGTCACCGGACCAACAACTGCAACACGTTGGAGCAGTTG GATCCAACAATCCGTAGTTACGACGGCGACTTATGATCAAGCCGGCTCGCCGGTTCCCGTCGCCACATCGCGATACACGGCTTCTTGGTCACTGGCGTATGCTGCACCAACAGCGTCACCAGCTCTTTAG